The Medicago truncatula cultivar Jemalong A17 chromosome 7, MtrunA17r5.0-ANR, whole genome shotgun sequence genome includes the window TGCCTGCAATTCAAAGTACCGCTACTAGTGGTGCTACTTTACATGTTAAATTTGTTAATGATAATGCTAAGGCAACGACAATTGGGTGAATCGAGAATCTCTCCAAACAATGGATACTTTTATTTCGAGAGAAATAGACACATtgcataatattattattttatcttaagtGTCAATATCTTTTTAAATTGAAGTGTCTATTAAATTGAGATGATTCCACCACCTCCATTTAAATGGCAGCATGCGAGGTGGTTAGAATGTAACATACAAATCAATTTGAGTTGTCCATATTTAAAAATGACCTGAAGGACTCAATCAATTGATTTATCCTGATCAATATCACGgctctaaaatataaaatacaagaATAATTACAAAAAGCAAATaccatttcaaaataattagaGAAATCAACAGATCATTCACAGGCTCGTGGCAAAGTAATAAATATCTCAACTACTTTATGGACAGcttctaaaaaacaaaattgaacaaaaacaaTCAAAGGCTATGAACTAGTATATAATTACCTTCCTCACGAGAGATTGGTACGGAAAATTTGCAATGAATTCTCACTTAAACAACCAAGCATTCCATGACTAGGTGAGTACCTGATATCACGGGCTTGAGCTGGCATTTTGAATCGCTGAATAACTCTAAAAGATGGCAACTCTTGCAAGACCAAGTCACATGTAACTTCATCTCCAGATGCAAACATTCTATTCTGATTCGCAATGTTTATAATTATACATCTTGGTAGTCGAATTTTACTTACATTGCCATACGAAGAACCCATCTTTTGGAAATTATTACCACCTGTTCTTTTTAATAATACATGAGAGCCCTGTACTCCTTGTCCAATAAGCTCACCCGTCAACGTGTTGAGCTTTGGACGGTATGAAACAACAGTGTCATCACTGCTCGGGGAATAGGCAAGGGATATACAAACTTCTTGATTATCAGTCCCATGAACCATAAATGGCCTTCATATtttcagaaggaaaaaaatagagTTAGGTGAGCTAAATATAGCATAAACTTTTATCCAATAATTGCTTCCAAAATCTAATCTGGCCTTATAGAACTAaactaaaagagaaaaaaatcatcatatcTTATCTCATATCAGACTTGTTGACAATAAAGTAGTATGTGAATTTCCACAATGCAAAAGAAACCATCTAAAAAAATTGGAGaatataacttaaaaaaaaaaaaaaaacactgcaCTATCATGCAAACTACAGGATAtgagtaaaattaaaattaaattccatcaaacttaaaaaatcataattattaCTGGATAGTGTCAGGAAACAAgttcaataaatttttataaggCATTGATAATTGATtgataatataaacaaaagaaagTGTAAAGCAAATATCCATAGAATTCAAAAAGCTTACCGATCATCAGAATCAATGTCCCACTGACAAGCACCGATGGCAGATGCAGATAGAATGGTTCTGACACCAGAAGAAAGACCCGTTGTTTGTGCAAGAGACTGCAAACTATGAACAGGGTTGCTAGTCAACCCAGCTAGAGATTTTAAGGGTCCTGCAGTTTGTCTCATGTCAAACACCAGGACTTTACCATTCTGCAGGAAAGTTATATGAAGATTAGCGCTTGAAGTTCCTAGAtctaatatatagaaaaaaaataaaaataatgctgACCTGTAGTCCAGCATATATGCAATGCGTACTGTTGCGATCCCATGAACAGGACCAAGCAGGAACCTGGAATACGATTATAGAAAGTTATACACCCCGCAGAAGGACATGCAAACTGACTAGTGAAGATTGCATGGTATAAGCAATAACATTAGTACAACCGGGGGAGGGGGGTATAAAAATTTACGATTATAGCAAGGTAGTCAAAATCGAGATCCTAGGCAAGATCGGAGAGGGGTCACAAGATCGTGAATCGATGGATCGTAAGATCCTaccaaattcatcaattgacaTATGTATGGCAATAAATTAtgtaaatgcataaaaaaatcaattgtgtaCTTGCTAATTACATAATATAACcctctcaaaaagaaaaaaataataataatataacattccccaaacataaaatattttcttattatttatttatttttgaccaaaaacattttcttattattatattattttgtttatgtgtaTGGTTTTTTAAAATCACATGATTGGTTATTaactaattattaaaaatgcccttcaaaaaaattaattattgaaaacaaacagaaaatatgttaagaaaagaaaagacaacgtataaacaaacaaaaggcaaagccaaaaaaaaaaaaaaaaaggaaatgttggcgtgtgtaacaaaaaaaaaataaagaaacgacTGCGTTTCACATGTTTTATTACTGACATCGTCGTTTTAATGAACCGGGTCGCGGATCCGACCCGCGAGCAACATCTCTGCGTAACGAGAAAAGAAGCGGCGGACATGCACGATTTCACCGTATTTGCGACTTTTCGCGGCGATCCTGGCTGCGCCCACCAAATTCCGATTCCAGCCATGTTTCAACACGGGAAGGGGTTGCGAGATCGCAAAGTCGTACGATCCTACGAGTTGGATCGCGAGTTTAACTACCTTGGATTATAGAAATCTATTTCGATAAGTATGTGGGAGcactttctgtttttttttaggttttgcaGTAGCCGAAGAGTGTAAGGTTCTCTTGCGGTGGCACTTTATGGTGCTTTTAAGGTTGGAGAGAATTGCTATATATTTTAGGATATCTACTTACGAAAGTTACAACAGCATCATTTGCGGAATAAAGAGATTTTCTTTTCTATACTCATTTAGTGGGTACTTCAAAAGACAGTGGCTAGCTCTAATTTTCCAAAATGCCATCTTCTTGGCTACTCATTTTGGTTTTCGTTTACTAAATTTAAGGACACTTATACCCAGATTTTACTATCTTCTCTTTCTTGCTATgctcaataataaaataaaatactatatgTACATTCCAATAATATTCTAGAAAACCATAAGGCATGGAAATATAAACTATTATTAAAAGTTTTATTTCCACTAAATCAGAATTATGGAACAAACTTATACCTCTAGATCATAATTGAGAACAGGGGTGCCGCTGTCCAAGCTGTAACAACATAAAATACGTCAACGACAAAATTTTACATTGCAAGACTAAATGAATCAGTACTTAATGCAGCTATACCTGAGCACTGATAATTGCTTCCCAAATGACGCATAGAGGGCCTGTTTACTACCAAAAGGAGAAATGTGCAGGTCTCTAACACCATTTGTAGATGAAGGCAGTTCAATATGTTGCATCTCAAATGGAGATATCAAGCTCATCTATAGAGCCAGGTTTCCAGAAAGGTCAGTGAAATCAGTCATTGAATGAAGAGATTTAAAAGCCAAGTACATATACGTGAATATTTCAAATTCAAGAATCTTACTTTAGTTATACTGTGCACATCACCCATTCCTTTTGGCTTTTGTGCGATTATTACAATTTGATTAGAAGTGTCCATATCAAATACACGAGCACCATGCAGGTGAAATGCATTCTAAAAACAGGGAAACAAATTAGTAAATAAAATCCATGTCACTGGAATAAAATACTACATCATATAATGATGCTTAacgaaatatttttattatattctaGGCATTTGAAGAAAATCGGCTCTTCTAATGGTGGAGAACGAAGACCCATAAAGTTAggtaaaggaaacaaaaaatggCATAcctgaaattcaaaaaatccaGATTGTCTACTCTTCATATCTAGTACCAGCTGCTCCAAATAAGTGTTTTTCTACAGAACCAaactaagaaattaaaattgttcaAAACCACACATACATAACGATCAAACAGTAAGGCTTATATAATTTGCACCACGGTAGAAAAGTAACTAGGAAAATTGGAGATGTTAAATTGTTGGCGTCATACAAAATACTCTAAAGGTATGGAACTGGAGCAAAGCTCTGCCAGATATTCCATATAGAAATACTAACAGTATCAGAAGTGGGTCTACTACAGAAAATggttctaaatttttaaaacaagacTTTTTCCAATCTAAACGGCAGGTATGCATCCATCATTAACATCATAGTAATATAAAAAGTATACCTTCTTAAGGTTCTGGACATCAAAAAGCAATGCAGCTTCTCTCTTCATCCATCCCTCTTCTTTCTTGCGCCAACTACCATCCTAAGAACATAATTGACaaattttcttaacaaaaacTAATGAAAACATCGCCTCCTATTAATTCTAGGATAACCCAATCCCGCAAAATGCAGTAGAAAAAACACAagacaacaaaaacaatttcataAGACATAAACAGCATCCTACCTTACTCTCAAGAGAAGCACATTTGTTCTCAAGTGACCGAATCATCTGCCaacagaaagaagaaaaagaagaaaaaaaaaaacaaatcagacAAACAAATtacttgaaaattaaaactttcTTTTGATCATAACATTGAAACAACCTTCTGAGATTCTTCATCAACAGTAACTACTCTAGAAGCATAGAGTTTCCTCACATCCTTCATCGAACATCTTCTATTACATTGCGGACACTAGAACAAAACAACAcacaaaataatgaaatattaatgtcaAAAACCCTCTTCCTTCTTCAATTATTGCCATATCAAttttcaatcaaacaaaattaccttcccagaattttttttctgttGAAGCCATTTTCTGACGCATGACATGCCATAAATGTGTCCACAAGGAAGACAACTAAAATCATTCATCCCAAAAAAACATAGTAAATCAACCACAATTTAACAGTGTGagaatatcaaataatataatttaaaaattaaaacaaggtGTAGAATTaggataatttaaatttaaattaaaaaaaaaatgttgcagaATTAGGGTTTAGCAGTGTTACCAAATGTGATGATCGCCCTCATTGGTCCAAGCATCCATACAAATAGGACAAATGAGTCCATCAATATCGGTACGGTTGCATTCATTCTCTTGGCTACAATCAACACTTTCAATCGGAATCGACAACGAAGAAGCCTCTCCTCCTTCAATTCTGCGGCGTTTGTTTCTCTCGTCGCCGGGAATAACACTTACTTCGTCGGATCGGGAAACCCTAGACGACGGCACATCGGGAACATATTCTTCATCGTCTTCATCTTCATCGTCTTCGTCGTCTTCTTCTTCGTCGCCGGAGTGGCCGTTTAGGACTAAATTAATGAATCTGGGATCTGCTCCGGCGTCCATGAGTTGTTCTCGGGTGGGAATTGCGCTTTCGTCGAAGTTGCGGAACTCAACGGGAATGTCGTCGTCGAAGGGAAAATCGTTGAACGGAAAATCCATTACGGTGAATTCGTCCGAGAAAACATGTGActaaagagaaaagaaagaagaagtgAGAGTAAACCTAATAAAACACTGTAACGATAGAAAAGAAAAGGGGGTAGACGTTTGAATGTAGCGAGGGGAAACCTGAAGGCGCGGAAACGGCCCACTACTTTTCTAgagctttatttttttatttttattttacaaacattcatttatttatttatttattttagagagattaatttcagtttttttttttggtcctaAACAATGGAATTGCATTAACTGCCCACATTGATGAAATTTACACAAGAAGAATCATTATAGTgtgtttttcttcaaaaaagaatcATTATAGTgtgtatcaaaaaaaaaaaaaatcattatagtGATGAAATTTACACAACAAGAATCATTATAGGTGAGAatatttaataaagaaaaaaaattacattacaaCTAAGATGAAATTTACACAAGAAGAATCGTTATAGGTGAGAGtatttaataaagaaaaaatatacattacaaGTTTataactaaaatgaaatttacacAAGAAGAATCGTTGTAGGTGAGAATattaaataaaggaaaaaaattacattacaaCTAAATTGAAAGAGGTATAATGAGCTCAGTGTGCAGATTTATTTGCATCGCGTTTAACATGTTGTAACTTACTCCATTTGGAGTCTTGAAAATACGAAGGATGTCACCAATGCAAGtacaaataagaaaaagaaatattggCATAACCCATTTGAATCACACCGCTATTTTGGAATCAGATTCGGTTAACGTGTATTGCAGACAGAGGTGGACCTACATTGTTGTTTGataatccttatttattaattttatttaggtATTCATCAACTTAACCAAATAATTTCTCTCTAAAATGTTGCATTCGGTTAGTATCAATTTTACCTaacctaataattttttttctaaaatgcaACAAaccttaatattttttctcattGATGATTTTTCATTCCTATCATGTTGTGTCATCGTTTATATATATCTATTGTTTctgtagacttttttttttgacaagttgttgtacacttatttaatac containing:
- the LOC11421492 gene encoding E3 ubiquitin-protein ligase RFWD3, producing MDFPFNDFPFDDDIPVEFRNFDESAIPTREQLMDAGADPRFINLVLNGHSGDEEEDDEDDEDEDDEEYVPDVPSSRVSRSDEVSVIPGDERNKRRRIEGGEASSLSIPIESVDCSQENECNRTDIDGLICPICMDAWTNEGDHHICCLPCGHIYGMSCVRKWLQQKKNSGKCPQCNRRCSMKDVRKLYASRVVTVDEESQKMIRSLENKCASLESKDGSWRKKEEGWMKREAALLFDVQNLKKKNTYLEQLVLDMKSRQSGFFEFQNAFHLHGARVFDMDTSNQIVIIAQKPKGMGDVHSITKMSLISPFEMQHIELPSSTNGVRDLHISPFGSKQALYASFGKQLSVLSLDSGTPVLNYDLEVPAWSCSWDRNSTHCIYAGLQNGKVLVFDMRQTAGPLKSLAGLTSNPVHSLQSLAQTTGLSSGVRTILSASAIGACQWDIDSDDRPFMVHGTDNQEVCISLAYSPSSDDTVVSYRPKLNTLTGELIGQGVQGSHVLLKRTGGNNFQKMGSSYGNVSKIRLPRCIIINIANQNRMFASGDEVTCDLVLQELPSFRVIQRFKMPAQARDIRYSPSHGMLGCLSENSLQIFRTNLS